CTCGGGTGTGAGCACCTTCTCGTGCTCGTCCATGACAAGGATGGCGCGGGCCACGGCCCGGCTGCGCGCCGGCGCGGCGGCCGTGCGCTGCCCGGGGACTGCCGCCGGGACGTTCGCCGGCGGTGCGGCCGCGGCCGCCGCCGGGCCGGTCAGCAGTCCGGCGCCGGTGAGGGCGGCGGCCGACGTGGAGAAGGCGCGCCTGCCCATGCTGGTGGACCCCGTGGGGGTCTGAGGGTTCGTCACACTAACAAGTTGTTAGCACCATAGGACTGTGTGGCATACAAATAAGCCGAGTTGCCCCGCCATCGAATGAATGGCCGTAGGGGAATTGACGGTCGAGAGCGCGAGGGCTGACGGTCGAGCGTCCGGAAATGGACATCCGAGTGCCGGCGACGGATGTGGCGGAGGAAAAGTACTTAGTTGTCAGGGGGGCGTGCTCGTCTCCCCGTTCGACGGGCGAACCCTCGCACCCCTGGGTGGAATACCCGTGTTCCTCCTGTGATGGGCGGTGATTACCTGGCGTCACGCGTATTGACGTAAGTCAATCGGATGAACTTTCATCGAGTGAGACCGCTTCTCCGCGGTGCACGGCGCAGCACCTTGCATTCCGCACCCGCACTACGCGCGCACTACGCACCTGCACTGCCCATCCGCACTACGCCCGCGCCCTTTGCGCGCGCGGTCATATGACGCACCCGCAATTCCGTACCTGCGTTCCGACCCGCATTCGCCCCGCATCTGCACCCGCTCTCCGTACCTGCATCCTGCGGCGGCTCGACGAGAGGAAGCTGAAGTGCGCAGACGTTTCCGTGTGACTGTCATGTCCATGCTCGGCGCCCTGGTGGCAGCACTGATGACCGCGATCTTCGCGCTGCCCTCCGGGACGGCGTTCGCGGCGGAGCCCGGCGAGTCCAACGGCGGTGTCCGGATCATGCCGCTCGGCGACTCCATCACCGACGGCTACACGCCCTACCCCGGCGGCTACCGCGTCAACCTGTGGCAGCGCCTGGCCGCCGGCGGCTACCGGGTGGACTTCGTCGGCTCGCTGACCAACGGTCCGTCCCAGCTCGGCGACCACGACCACGAGGGCCACTCGGGCTGGCGCATCGACCAGCTCGACGCCAACATCGTCAACTGGCTGAACGCCAGCGACCCGCGCACGGTCCTGCTGCACATCGGCACGAACGACATCAACCAGAACCACGACGTCGCGCACGCGCCCGACCGGCTCTCGGCGCTGATCGACCACATCCTCGCCACCAAGCCCCGCGTCGAGCTCTTCGTCGCGCAGATCATCACGGAGCAGGGCGAGCCGCACGCCTCGATGGTGAACACGTACAACGCCGCCATCCCCGGCATCGTCCGGAGCAAGGGCTCGCACGTCCACCTCGTCGACATGCACTCCGCCCTCACGGAGGCGGACCTCGCGGACGGCGTCCACCCGTCCAAGGCGGGCTACGACAAGATGGCCCCGGTCTGGTACAACGCGATGCGCTCGGTGCCCGGCAGCCTCAAGCCGCTGCCGTCCGCGGCCCCGTCCGCCGCCCCGGCCGGCGTCAGGTGACGCCACCCGTGGCGGGCGCCCGGTAACGGCACCCGTTCCCTCGCCGGCGGCCGGTCACACCGGCCGGCCGCCGGCTCCCGGTCAATGGCGCAGGTGGGGGCGGTGCAGGTTGAAGAACGGGCGGCGCGTCTGCGTCGGCGCGTAGGACGTGCTGCCCTCGTGGTGCGGGGTGCCGGTCTCGGGCAGCCGCCGCGCCATCGCGTCGCGCTCGGCCGTGGCCTGCCGCATGTCGCGTCGGTAGGCGCGGTGCTGGCCCTTGCGGCGGCGCATCAGCGAGGAGCCGCCCAGCAGCATCGACAGGCCGAGCCCGAAGAGCAGCGTCAGGCAGATGCCGCCGATGAACGCGCCGAGTGTGTTGATCGTGAAGGGCTGGTTGCCGAGCAGGGTCACCGTGTAGTCCGGGCCGGCGCCTGTGTTGTAGGAGATCAGCAGTCCCGCGAAGGCGGCCGTCCCGGCCACCAGCAGGATACCCAGCAAGAGCAGCATGTCCTCACCTCATCCTCTGTCCGTACGCACCCCGAGTTACCCCCCGCCGT
The nucleotide sequence above comes from Streptomyces sp. TS71-3. Encoded proteins:
- a CDS encoding SGNH/GDSL hydrolase family protein; amino-acid sequence: MSMLGALVAALMTAIFALPSGTAFAAEPGESNGGVRIMPLGDSITDGYTPYPGGYRVNLWQRLAAGGYRVDFVGSLTNGPSQLGDHDHEGHSGWRIDQLDANIVNWLNASDPRTVLLHIGTNDINQNHDVAHAPDRLSALIDHILATKPRVELFVAQIITEQGEPHASMVNTYNAAIPGIVRSKGSHVHLVDMHSALTEADLADGVHPSKAGYDKMAPVWYNAMRSVPGSLKPLPSAAPSAAPAGVR